In Lacrimispora indolis DSM 755, a genomic segment contains:
- a CDS encoding Cof-type HAD-IIB family hydrolase — translation MGNKIKMFVSDMDGTLLGLDFRISEKNAAAIRSLEHAGIEFVIATGRIYCDAYEICRQSQIYPAIISNNGACIFNSCKEQIYGRWFPTEGLNGIINFMEEHRICYGISTSRSYLIPENWEDLLDKESESLKQRGSLVSPAQITYMREEMLTQVGVEIVPDLRSYFADGNSCYMISVHTFDPEVIIKVREFISGFDNVTALLSTDHTVDIIGRNCSKAAALKYLTQLRHLSRENVASIGDGMNDISMLRESAVAMSPANAANEVRAISEFITGSNADDAVADAIRYITANY, via the coding sequence ATGGGTAATAAGATAAAAATGTTTGTCAGCGATATGGATGGCACGTTGCTGGGACTTGATTTCCGAATCAGTGAGAAGAATGCCGCCGCGATACGGAGTCTGGAACATGCCGGCATCGAGTTCGTGATTGCAACAGGGCGGATCTATTGTGATGCTTATGAAATCTGCCGTCAAAGCCAGATCTATCCGGCTATTATTTCCAACAACGGTGCATGTATATTTAATAGCTGCAAGGAGCAGATTTATGGCCGCTGGTTTCCCACAGAAGGCCTGAATGGAATAATCAATTTCATGGAAGAACATCGTATCTGCTATGGGATCAGTACGAGCAGGAGCTATCTGATACCCGAAAACTGGGAAGATCTGCTGGATAAAGAATCGGAAAGCCTCAAGCAAAGAGGTTCTCTGGTCTCACCGGCCCAAATTACCTATATGAGGGAAGAAATGCTGACCCAGGTGGGAGTTGAAATCGTGCCTGACCTCCGCAGTTATTTCGCAGATGGAAATTCTTGTTATATGATTTCAGTTCATACCTTTGATCCTGAGGTGATTATAAAAGTCAGGGAGTTTATCAGTGGATTTGATAATGTAACCGCCCTGTTATCTACTGATCATACGGTGGATATTATCGGGCGTAATTGTTCAAAAGCTGCGGCACTTAAGTATCTCACACAATTGCGGCATTTGAGTAGGGAAAATGTGGCATCAATCGGCGATGGAATGAATGATATTTCTATGCTTCGGGAATCAGCTGTTGCCATGTCTCCGGCCAATGCAGCGAATGAAGTGAGGGCAATCAGTGAATTTATTACCGGAAGCAATGCCGATGATGCTGTGGCAGATGCGATACGGTATATTACCGCCAACTATTAA
- a CDS encoding ABC transporter ATP-binding protein, which yields MLKVKDLAVSYGAIEAIHGVSLEVHDGEIVSLIGANGAGKTTILRTISGLKKADKGEINFDGADLIKTEPSKIINLKLAHVPEGRHIFPQMTVEENLEMGAFTDGKDMAANMADVFERFSRLKERKKQLAGTLSGGEQQMLAVGRALMAKPKMILMDEPSMGLSPLLVKEIFSIIREVNKKGITILLVEQNAKMALSVSNRAYVMETGKITIEGSAGDLLKDDRVKKAYLGQ from the coding sequence ATGCTTAAGGTAAAGGATCTGGCAGTATCTTACGGAGCCATTGAAGCCATTCACGGCGTATCCTTAGAAGTTCATGACGGAGAAATCGTTTCTCTCATCGGTGCCAACGGAGCAGGAAAGACCACCATCTTAAGAACCATTTCAGGTCTAAAAAAGGCTGACAAGGGAGAAATCAACTTTGACGGAGCCGATTTGATTAAAACAGAACCAAGTAAGATCATCAATTTAAAGCTGGCACATGTGCCGGAAGGGCGTCATATTTTTCCCCAGATGACAGTAGAAGAGAATCTGGAAATGGGAGCTTTTACCGATGGAAAAGACATGGCGGCCAATATGGCAGATGTATTTGAACGCTTTTCCCGTTTGAAAGAGCGGAAAAAACAGCTGGCAGGAACCTTGTCCGGCGGAGAACAGCAGATGCTTGCCGTAGGCCGGGCTCTTATGGCAAAACCCAAAATGATCCTGATGGATGAACCGTCTATGGGACTTTCGCCATTGCTGGTAAAGGAAATATTTTCTATTATCAGAGAAGTGAATAAAAAGGGAATTACCATTCTACTGGTGGAACAAAATGCAAAAATGGCCTTATCCGTATCAAACAGAGCATATGTCATGGAAACTGGAAAAATCACCATTGAAGGCAGTGCAGGAGATTTACTAAAGGATGACAGGGTGAAGAAAGCATATCTTGGACAATAG
- a CDS encoding DUF4392 domain-containing protein — protein MMDRGGLEKRNVGENLDALMNLDPRGYGVCRILYAGSREQMGEPLTMRAAEKLCETVKENDLVYILTGFVLLPHKKPEMDGMVSSMLLARALVMAFGAKPVIICPEDCVKSVKKCAGVVGLHIYQDIGTVRELPLSMGVMAFTKNPDRAEIEAEWLIKEGLPGAVISVEAPGSNENGVYHNAAGNNVTELEAKTDVLWEILRKKGVLNIAIGDLGNEIGMGAIADHIKKYIPFAASGECVCGCGGGILAASRADHVITATCSDWGCYGLIAALAYLKRDMEILHREEMEAELMRVASRTGLIDMTGSLIPGIDGFNIRLNTGIVSLMRQCTAYAVRYSHNSDHWFGSVLKKGFFEEGDGPWFK, from the coding sequence ATGATGGACAGAGGCGGACTGGAAAAGAGAAATGTGGGAGAAAACCTGGATGCTCTTATGAATTTAGATCCAAGAGGTTATGGGGTGTGCCGGATTCTTTATGCAGGGAGCCGGGAGCAGATGGGGGAGCCTCTCACCATGAGAGCGGCGGAAAAACTGTGTGAAACGGTAAAGGAAAATGATCTGGTTTATATTCTGACAGGATTTGTACTGCTGCCTCATAAGAAGCCGGAAATGGATGGAATGGTCAGTTCTATGCTTCTGGCACGGGCTCTGGTTATGGCTTTTGGGGCAAAGCCTGTCATCATCTGCCCGGAGGACTGTGTGAAATCCGTAAAAAAGTGTGCCGGCGTGGTAGGCCTTCATATTTACCAGGATATAGGGACTGTAAGAGAGCTTCCTCTCAGCATGGGAGTGATGGCCTTTACAAAAAATCCGGACAGGGCGGAAATTGAAGCAGAATGGCTGATAAAGGAAGGACTTCCCGGAGCAGTAATTTCTGTGGAGGCCCCAGGTTCCAATGAAAACGGTGTGTATCACAATGCAGCCGGAAACAATGTAACGGAACTGGAAGCGAAAACAGATGTGCTATGGGAAATACTCCGGAAAAAGGGAGTCTTAAATATTGCCATCGGTGATCTGGGCAATGAAATCGGTATGGGGGCAATTGCAGACCATATTAAAAAATACATACCCTTTGCTGCTTCCGGAGAATGCGTGTGCGGCTGCGGAGGCGGAATTCTGGCAGCCAGCAGAGCGGACCATGTGATTACGGCAACCTGTTCTGACTGGGGCTGCTACGGTTTGATCGCGGCTCTGGCATATTTAAAGCGGGACATGGAAATTCTCCACAGGGAAGAAATGGAAGCAGAGCTGATGAGAGTGGCGTCAAGAACCGGATTGATTGATATGACCGGATCTCTGATTCCTGGAATTGATGGGTTCAACATCCGGCTGAATACGGGAATTGTCAGCCTGATGCGCCAGTGTACGGCTTATGCGGTGCGGTATTCCCATAATTCCGATCACTGGTTTGGCTCTGTACTGAAAAAGGGGTTTTTTGAAGAAGGAGATGGACCATGGTTCAAATAA
- a CDS encoding putative hydro-lyase: MGLEYKDREPKEVRRLIRQGVIQEPTTGMCGGYAQGNLVILPEELAWDFLLFCQRNPKACPLLEVSDAGSRSFPLTAEESDITRDIPRYRLYEYGVCTGEYTDVSELFEEYQRTRGKLVSFLIGCSFSFETALLEAGIPVRQIDEGVNVPMFHTNIPCTPAGVFSGTMVVSMRPIPHRKVSGAVAITASMPRVHGAPVHIGYPEVLGIKDINKPDFGDPVTIYDGEVPVFWPCGVTPQAVVMNSRPPFVITHAPGHMFITDLKNAELKN, encoded by the coding sequence ATGGGACTTGAATACAAAGACAGGGAACCAAAAGAAGTCCGCCGTCTGATCAGGCAGGGCGTGATCCAGGAGCCAACCACCGGAATGTGCGGCGGTTATGCCCAGGGAAATCTGGTGATTCTTCCTGAAGAACTGGCCTGGGATTTTCTTTTGTTCTGCCAGAGGAATCCCAAAGCCTGCCCCCTTCTGGAAGTATCAGATGCAGGAAGCAGGAGTTTTCCCCTGACAGCAGAAGAGAGCGATATCACAAGGGACATTCCCAGATACCGGCTGTATGAATACGGCGTGTGCACCGGTGAATACACCGATGTATCAGAATTGTTTGAGGAGTATCAAAGAACCAGGGGAAAGCTGGTAAGCTTTCTCATTGGCTGCAGTTTTTCTTTTGAAACAGCACTTTTAGAGGCAGGAATACCGGTGAGACAGATTGATGAGGGAGTGAATGTTCCCATGTTCCATACCAACATTCCCTGCACACCGGCAGGCGTGTTTTCCGGCACCATGGTAGTAAGCATGAGGCCAATTCCCCACCGTAAAGTTTCCGGAGCTGTTGCCATTACCGCCTCCATGCCAAGAGTCCATGGGGCGCCTGTTCACATCGGTTATCCCGAAGTCCTTGGCATAAAAGATATTAACAAACCGGATTTTGGCGACCCGGTGACCATATATGATGGAGAGGTGCCTGTTTTCTGGCCCTGTGGGGTAACACCACAGGCAGTGGTCATGAACAGCAGACCCCCGTTTGTGATCACCCACGCCCCGGGGCACATGTTTATTACGGATCTGAAAAATGCGGAATTAAAAAATTAG
- a CDS encoding LamB/YcsF family protein, whose product MPVIDLNCDLGESFGAYKMGLDEEVLPYVTSANIACGFHGGDPLVMEKTVALCKKYGVRAGAHPGFPDLVGFGRRNMSLSPKEVKASVMYQIGALKAFCNGAGIRLCHLKPHGALYNMAAKDYELAKAICQAVKEVDNSLILLALSGSEMLRAAKDTGLLAASEVFADRAYQSDGSLVPRSREGALIEDEDLAVRRVIRMAKEGVVESIDGSTISIEADSVCVHGDGVKALEFVKKIREGLLQAGIEVKGF is encoded by the coding sequence ATGCCGGTCATTGATTTGAATTGTGATTTGGGAGAAAGTTTTGGTGCGTATAAAATGGGGCTGGATGAAGAGGTGCTGCCCTATGTGACATCAGCCAACATTGCCTGCGGTTTCCATGGAGGAGATCCTCTGGTAATGGAAAAGACGGTGGCTTTATGTAAAAAGTACGGAGTGAGGGCAGGAGCCCATCCTGGATTCCCTGATCTGGTGGGGTTCGGAAGAAGAAACATGAGCCTTTCCCCAAAGGAAGTAAAAGCCAGTGTCATGTATCAGATCGGCGCCTTAAAGGCTTTTTGCAACGGGGCCGGGATCAGGCTCTGTCATTTAAAGCCTCACGGAGCATTGTACAATATGGCTGCAAAAGATTATGAGCTGGCAAAAGCCATTTGCCAGGCAGTAAAAGAAGTGGATAACAGCCTGATCCTTCTGGCTCTCAGCGGCAGTGAAATGCTCCGGGCTGCAAAAGATACAGGACTGTTAGCTGCCAGTGAGGTATTTGCGGACCGTGCCTATCAAAGTGACGGAAGCCTGGTTCCACGGAGCAGGGAAGGTGCGTTAATCGAAGATGAGGATCTGGCGGTGAGACGGGTGATCCGAATGGCAAAGGAAGGTGTCGTGGAGTCCATTGACGGAAGTACCATTTCCATTGAGGCGGATTCTGTCTGCGTTCACGGAGATGGAGTAAAGGCTTTGGAATTTGTGAAAAAGATAAGGGAAGGCCTTTTGCAAGCGGGAATTGAGGTGAAAGGTTTTTAG
- the agaC gene encoding PTS galactosamine transporter subunit IIC, with protein sequence MVITFGQGIGLALMTAIVGIDFWLESFFIFRPIIVCTLAGFILGDLQLGLMAGGITELAFAGLTPAGGTQPPNPILAGVMTVVLAYTTKVEATAAMALSLPFSFLMQYVILFCYSSFSLFMKGADRAAEEADTDKIVRINIICTCIITFLYALVVFLSAYIAQDAMKALVTAMPEWLTHAFEVAGGILPAVGFAMLLKVMLKREFMPYLLIGFVISCFLTYSNLLPVAIVGVAFALMTYNTEKGKAVMKTVSVVEEDDEDGI encoded by the coding sequence ATGGTGATTACATTTGGCCAGGGGATTGGCCTTGCGCTAATGACAGCAATTGTAGGAATTGATTTTTGGCTGGAGAGCTTTTTCATCTTCAGGCCGATTATTGTATGTACGCTTGCCGGTTTTATTTTAGGTGATCTGCAGCTGGGGTTAATGGCTGGCGGTATCACGGAACTGGCATTTGCAGGCTTGACGCCGGCCGGAGGTACACAGCCTCCGAACCCAATCTTAGCAGGAGTTATGACCGTAGTCCTGGCTTATACGACAAAGGTTGAGGCAACAGCTGCGATGGCGCTGTCATTGCCCTTCAGCTTTTTAATGCAGTATGTGATCCTGTTTTGTTATTCCAGTTTTTCATTGTTTATGAAAGGTGCAGATCGTGCAGCGGAAGAAGCGGACACGGATAAAATTGTCAGGATTAATATTATCTGTACCTGTATCATTACATTTTTATATGCATTGGTTGTATTCCTCAGTGCTTATATCGCCCAGGATGCGATGAAAGCATTGGTCACAGCAATGCCGGAATGGCTGACACATGCATTTGAAGTGGCAGGAGGCATCTTACCGGCCGTTGGTTTTGCTATGCTGTTAAAGGTAATGCTGAAAAGAGAATTTATGCCTTATCTGTTAATTGGATTTGTGATTTCCTGTTTCCTTACATACTCCAATTTATTGCCTGTTGCGATTGTCGGTGTGGCATTTGCACTCATGACTTATAACACTGAAAAAGGTAAAGCCGTGATGAAAACTGTAAGTGTAGTAGAGGAGGACGATGAAGATGGCATCTGA
- the agaB gene encoding PTS galactosamine transporter subunit IIB, which translates to MGEPNILLTRIDNRLVHGQVGVTWTMSLGANLILVADDESSENELSQQLMTATADSSGAGIRFFTVAKTIAIIGKASAKQKIFIVCKTPQVVQQLIEGGVPIKEVNVGNMHFEKGKRQISKKVYVNDDDIASFAAIKNAGVNLYIQDVPGDPKQTINL; encoded by the coding sequence ATGGGAGAACCGAACATTTTGTTAACAAGAATTGATAACAGATTGGTACATGGGCAGGTAGGTGTTACATGGACGATGTCTCTGGGGGCAAATCTGATCCTCGTTGCGGATGATGAATCATCAGAAAATGAGCTGTCCCAACAGCTGATGACCGCGACGGCAGATTCATCAGGTGCTGGTATCCGCTTTTTCACAGTCGCAAAAACAATTGCGATCATTGGCAAAGCATCAGCAAAGCAGAAGATCTTCATTGTCTGCAAGACACCGCAGGTGGTGCAGCAGCTCATTGAAGGTGGGGTTCCGATTAAAGAAGTGAATGTTGGAAATATGCACTTTGAAAAAGGAAAACGTCAGATCAGTAAAAAAGTCTATGTAAATGATGATGATATAGCAAGTTTCGCTGCGATCAAAAATGCCGGTGTTAACCTCTATATCCAGGATGTACCCGGTGATCCAAAGCAAACCATCAATCTGTAG
- the agaD gene encoding PTS galactosamine transporter subunit IID, with product MASDNNSSKVITKQDITKLGLLSTFLQASFNYERMQAGGFLVSQLPLLKKIYKDDKEGLSAAMQDNLEFINTHPNLVGFLMGLLISLEEAKEDRATIKGLKVALFAPLAGIGDAIFWFTILPIMAGICSSMALNNSILGPVLFFAFYLMVFLLRIVWTHLGYNLGTKAIITIKETSTLIGKAATVLGCTVIGGLIASYVNITLLPEIVVNEFTTVSLQADFLDKIFPNILPFGYVFFLYYLLVKKKTSPVILIISTFVLSIILSFLGIL from the coding sequence ATGGCATCTGATAACAATTCCAGCAAAGTTATAACAAAACAAGATATCACAAAGCTAGGCCTTCTCTCAACATTTTTGCAGGCCAGTTTTAACTACGAAAGAATGCAGGCCGGCGGCTTTTTAGTATCCCAGCTGCCGCTTTTAAAGAAGATCTATAAAGATGACAAAGAGGGCCTTTCAGCAGCGATGCAGGATAATTTGGAGTTTATTAACACCCATCCGAACTTAGTTGGATTTTTAATGGGACTACTCATCTCTCTGGAAGAGGCTAAAGAGGACAGAGCCACCATCAAAGGTTTGAAAGTTGCTTTGTTTGCGCCTCTTGCCGGGATCGGTGATGCGATCTTCTGGTTTACCATACTGCCGATTATGGCCGGAATCTGTTCCTCTATGGCACTGAACAACAGTATCCTTGGTCCGGTTTTGTTTTTTGCTTTTTATTTGATGGTATTCCTGCTGCGGATCGTCTGGACCCATCTAGGATATAATCTTGGAACAAAAGCAATCATAACGATCAAAGAAACGTCCACGCTGATCGGTAAAGCGGCTACTGTTCTGGGCTGTACCGTGATCGGCGGATTGATCGCATCCTATGTAAATATTACGCTATTACCGGAAATTGTTGTAAATGAATTTACAACAGTCTCACTACAGGCGGACTTTTTAGATAAGATATTCCCCAATATTCTGCCATTTGGCTATGTCTTCTTTTTATACTATTTGCTGGTGAAAAAGAAAACCAGTCCCGTTATCCTGATCATCAGTACATTTGTTTTATCGATTATTTTATCATTCCTGGGGATTCTGTAA
- the pxpB gene encoding 5-oxoprolinase subunit PxpB, which yields MVQIKAVGDCGVLAELGDSINESVNSKVMELNRKISELSPQGILETVPAFCSVLVFYDPLKTDFDAVSKVLLKLSESLEGKTGTGGKLVEIPVCYGGSFGPDLPFVAAHGNLTEDEVIRVHSGRDYRIYMLGFLPGFPYLGGMDESIVTPRLKTPRTRIPAGSVGIGGEQTGIYPMDSPGGWQLIGRTPYRLFKPEQAGRPLYEAGDSIRFVPISQEEFEEISRKQEKG from the coding sequence ATGGTTCAAATAAAGGCTGTTGGTGACTGCGGTGTTCTGGCGGAGCTGGGTGATTCCATCAATGAGTCAGTAAATTCAAAGGTAATGGAATTAAACCGGAAAATCAGTGAGCTTTCGCCCCAAGGGATTCTTGAGACAGTACCTGCTTTTTGTTCTGTACTTGTTTTCTATGATCCTCTGAAAACGGATTTTGACGCTGTATCAAAGGTTCTTTTAAAACTGTCAGAATCTCTGGAAGGCAAAACAGGGACAGGCGGAAAGCTGGTGGAAATTCCGGTTTGTTACGGAGGCAGCTTTGGACCGGATCTTCCTTTTGTTGCAGCCCATGGAAACTTGACAGAGGACGAGGTGATCCGGGTTCACTCGGGCAGGGATTACCGTATTTATATGCTGGGCTTTTTACCTGGATTCCCCTATCTTGGCGGAATGGATGAAAGCATTGTCACTCCCCGGTTAAAGACACCCAGAACCAGGATTCCGGCGGGAAGCGTTGGAATCGGAGGAGAGCAGACGGGAATCTATCCCATGGATTCTCCGGGAGGCTGGCAATTGATCGGACGTACGCCTTACCGCCTTTTTAAGCCGGAGCAGGCGGGAAGACCTCTTTATGAAGCGGGGGATTCCATTCGCTTTGTGCCCATCAGTCAGGAAGAATTTGAAGAAATAAGCAGAAAACAGGAAAAGGGGTGA
- a CDS encoding GntR family transcriptional regulator, which produces MQSDALYLHVYQKILDGIRSFEYDENSPLPAERVICEKYHVSRATVRRALEKLKADGYVYTLPNNGSFVRPQVFEQPLTKFYSFTNELKNSNIVIYNHIVEYELIRIDHALAKKLAYPQGTMFHKLVRLRSAKEYPLMLETTYLPLERFHTIDISFLENRGSLYEYLRNTYGFHMDRAVESFRPVNPNARERDLLNIPTTTPCMFLERFSYENHSIIEYTLSIVRGDKYSFTVNLTL; this is translated from the coding sequence ATGCAGTCAGATGCACTTTATTTACATGTGTACCAAAAGATCCTGGATGGGATTCGATCTTTTGAGTATGATGAAAATTCACCATTGCCTGCCGAGCGGGTGATATGTGAAAAGTATCATGTCAGCCGGGCTACAGTCCGTCGGGCCCTGGAAAAATTAAAGGCAGATGGATATGTCTACACGCTTCCCAATAATGGTTCATTTGTCAGGCCGCAAGTGTTTGAGCAGCCGTTGACAAAATTTTATTCTTTTACAAATGAACTTAAAAATTCCAATATTGTTATCTATAACCACATTGTCGAATATGAATTGATCCGGATTGACCATGCCCTGGCGAAAAAATTAGCATACCCCCAGGGGACGATGTTCCACAAACTTGTGCGCCTGCGTTCAGCGAAAGAATATCCGCTGATGTTGGAGACAACATATCTGCCCCTGGAAAGATTTCACACTATCGATATCTCATTTTTGGAGAACCGTGGTTCTCTCTATGAGTATTTAAGAAATACCTATGGATTTCACATGGACAGAGCCGTTGAATCTTTTCGTCCGGTCAATCCCAATGCCAGGGAACGGGATTTGCTTAATATTCCTACGACAACACCCTGTATGTTCCTTGAGCGTTTCAGCTATGAAAATCACTCCATTATCGAATATACTCTTTCCATTGTACGGGGAGATAAATACTCATTTACGGTAAATTTAACACTATAG
- a CDS encoding aminotransferase class IV, translating into MKELAYYDGRIGTPEELMVPFQDRVHFFGDGVYDATVGGNHKVYLLKDHLDRFYSSAKALDIKIPMEKEELGNLLTELLSMVEGDTHFVYWQVTRGTAPRDHIYDEAMLGKLWVMIRPNKLKDPNVAIRLITKEDTRFFHCNIKTLNLLPSVIASQEALKAGAAETVLHRGDVVTECAHSNVSILKNGTFLSHPNDNLILRGIAKTHMIQACYRLGIQVLERAFTLEELMAADEVIVTSSSNFCLHAGFIDGKPVGGKDPETLKKIQDAVLEEYLEYTGRKSIFD; encoded by the coding sequence ATGAAAGAGCTTGCTTATTATGATGGAAGGATCGGAACCCCTGAAGAATTGATGGTTCCCTTTCAGGACCGGGTTCATTTTTTTGGAGATGGAGTTTATGATGCCACCGTTGGGGGGAATCACAAAGTATATCTTTTAAAGGATCATCTGGACCGTTTTTATTCCAGTGCCAAAGCCCTGGATATTAAGATTCCCATGGAAAAAGAGGAGCTTGGAAATCTTCTCACCGAGCTTCTTTCCATGGTGGAAGGGGATACTCATTTTGTGTACTGGCAGGTGACAAGAGGGACTGCTCCCAGGGATCATATCTACGATGAGGCAATGCTTGGAAAGCTATGGGTCATGATAAGACCTAATAAGCTGAAGGATCCAAACGTGGCCATCCGCCTGATAACAAAGGAAGATACCAGGTTTTTCCACTGCAATATCAAGACATTAAATCTTCTCCCGTCTGTGATTGCTTCTCAGGAAGCTTTAAAAGCGGGAGCAGCGGAAACTGTTTTACACAGAGGGGATGTGGTTACAGAATGCGCCCACAGCAATGTTTCCATTTTAAAGAACGGAACTTTTCTTTCCCATCCCAACGATAATCTGATCCTTCGGGGGATTGCAAAGACTCATATGATTCAGGCCTGCTACAGGCTTGGGATCCAGGTGCTGGAGCGGGCTTTTACCCTGGAAGAACTGATGGCTGCCGATGAGGTCATCGTGACCTCTTCATCCAATTTCTGCCTTCATGCTGGCTTCATTGACGGAAAGCCTGTGGGAGGAAAAGATCCGGAAACCTTAAAGAAGATTCAGGATGCTGTTTTGGAAGAATATTTAGAGTATACAGGCAGAAAGAGCATATTTGATTAG
- a CDS encoding AAA family ATPase has product MDENKKYFAIAITRTCGSGGGSYIGKKLAADYGIDVYDRKLLRLASEDSGINEAIFANADENTKKTFLYRASKRVYNGEVIPKESGNFLSDQNLFNYQAKVLQELLHHESYVCIGRAADFVLKDEPNVVSVYLDAPYEFRLKREMERQGISQPEAAKYIDRLDKYRNSYYVYHTGRLWKNPENYDLCLDTESLGLDHCVELIKKYVELKFGIRAKEKEIL; this is encoded by the coding sequence ATGGATGAGAATAAAAAGTATTTTGCCATTGCCATTACCCGTACCTGCGGGAGCGGAGGCGGAAGCTATATAGGGAAAAAACTGGCGGCTGATTACGGGATCGATGTCTATGACAGAAAACTGCTGCGTCTGGCATCGGAAGACAGCGGGATCAATGAGGCGATATTTGCAAATGCAGATGAAAACACGAAAAAGACCTTTTTATACCGTGCCTCAAAAAGAGTCTATAACGGTGAAGTCATTCCAAAGGAAAGCGGTAATTTTTTATCAGATCAGAACCTTTTTAATTACCAGGCAAAGGTTTTGCAGGAGCTTCTTCATCACGAATCCTATGTATGCATTGGCCGGGCGGCGGATTTTGTCTTAAAGGATGAACCCAATGTAGTGTCCGTGTACTTAGATGCCCCCTATGAATTCCGCTTAAAAAGAGAAATGGAGCGGCAGGGAATATCCCAGCCGGAGGCTGCAAAGTATATAGACAGACTGGATAAATACAGGAATTCCTATTACGTGTACCATACCGGAAGGCTGTGGAAGAATCCTGAAAATTATGATCTTTGCCTGGATACGGAAAGTCTGGGGCTGGATCATTGCGTGGAATTAATAAAGAAATACGTGGAGCTGAAATTTGGGATCAGAGCCAAGGAAAAGGAGATATTATGA
- a CDS encoding biotin-dependent carboxyltransferase family protein produces the protein MGLEILRPGALSTVQDKGRRGFLSQGFQESGACDKYSMKLANLLAGNFEEPETSAVLEFTLKGGEIRFTSDEIIALAGGDMKPCVNGNPVPMFSPVLVRTGDILTMDFAVSGLRTYLAVYGGIQVPVVMGSRSTNLKCRMGGLEGRALLEGDRLESEKSRGKFKKIRKKLKRNEKLAALGEEEPWLRRSSTPYRFYGNDRMVLLRAVAGPQEDAFTKLGLSTLVRSSFRLSRDCDRMACRLEGEAIEMKKGADIISDGIAEGSVQISSSGLPMVMMADHQTTGGYAKIATVISTDIPALAQLKPGESVAFQYVTPGEAVAICRRENEKLNQLKERLMNAVYR, from the coding sequence GTGGGATTAGAAATCTTGCGTCCGGGAGCCTTATCTACGGTTCAGGATAAAGGGAGAAGAGGCTTTTTAAGCCAGGGGTTCCAGGAAAGCGGAGCCTGTGATAAGTATTCCATGAAGCTTGCCAATCTCCTGGCCGGAAACTTTGAAGAACCGGAAACATCAGCAGTTCTGGAATTCACATTAAAGGGCGGAGAGATCCGCTTCACCTCTGATGAGATCATTGCTCTTGCCGGAGGGGATATGAAACCCTGTGTAAACGGAAACCCGGTTCCCATGTTCTCCCCGGTTCTGGTTCGGACAGGAGATATTCTGACTATGGACTTTGCGGTCTCCGGCCTTCGGACCTACCTGGCGGTTTATGGAGGAATCCAGGTTCCTGTTGTCATGGGAAGCCGTTCCACCAATTTAAAATGCCGAATGGGAGGCTTAGAGGGAAGGGCGCTCCTTGAAGGGGACCGCCTGGAGTCAGAAAAAAGCCGCGGGAAGTTTAAGAAAATAAGAAAGAAATTAAAAAGAAATGAGAAGCTGGCAGCCCTGGGAGAAGAGGAACCATGGCTGCGCCGTTCATCAACGCCTTACCGCTTTTACGGAAATGACCGTATGGTTCTTTTGCGTGCAGTAGCAGGCCCTCAGGAGGACGCCTTTACAAAGCTGGGACTTAGCACCCTGGTCAGGAGCTCTTTCCGCTTAAGCCGGGACTGCGACCGCATGGCCTGCAGGCTGGAGGGAGAAGCCATAGAAATGAAGAAGGGGGCTGATATCATATCCGATGGGATTGCAGAAGGCTCGGTTCAGATCTCATCTTCTGGACTTCCCATGGTTATGATGGCAGACCATCAGACCACCGGAGGATATGCAAAAATTGCCACAGTGATCAGCACGGATATCCCTGCACTGGCACAGCTAAAGCCAGGAGAATCGGTGGCATTCCAATATGTGACCCCAGGTGAGGCTGTGGCAATCTGCCGGAGGGAAAATGAAAAGCTGAATCAATTAAAGGAACGGCTTATGAACGCTGTTTACCGGTAA